In Paenibacillus ihbetae, the following are encoded in one genomic region:
- a CDS encoding helix-turn-helix domain-containing protein — protein MKGTDHNSKFLLTHREREVFELLVQDKTTRDIAGQLFISEKTVRNHISNVMQKLNVKGRSQAVVELIKLGELKI, from the coding sequence TTGAAGGGGACCGACCATAACAGCAAGTTCTTGTTAACCCACCGTGAACGCGAAGTGTTTGAATTGCTCGTTCAAGACAAAACGACTCGCGACATCGCCGGGCAGTTGTTTATTAGCGAAAAGACGGTGCGTAACCACATTTCCAACGTCATGCAGAAGCTAAACGTCAAGGGCCGTTCGCAAGCTGTCGTTGAGTTGATAAAACTCGGTGAGTTAAAGATCTGA
- a CDS encoding MurR/RpiR family transcriptional regulator produces MTPILHIISVEKDRLPRQEKRLAEFILAAPSEIVHMGIKDLADRCEVSAATVTRFCKNFQCKGYPDFKLKLASEIAHAEMAARTGNTRYQDIVAGNPLAGIVEAIESNHLTSIRDTTELLDLGQLERAVDALCRAKRIDLYGVATSSIVAQDFYQKLIRIGKNCTAFADSHMQITSASTLTSSDVAVAVSYSGETPETIDALACAKDAGAFTISITSYRSSAISALADITLYSSSLEEGMRRGDMASRIAQLHIIDILFMGMASRDFSTYVPRLEQSYLNVKNYRKSRGGH; encoded by the coding sequence ATGACACCGATCCTGCATATTATCTCCGTTGAAAAGGACCGCCTGCCCCGGCAGGAGAAACGGCTCGCGGAGTTTATTTTGGCGGCCCCGTCCGAGATCGTGCATATGGGCATTAAGGATCTTGCCGACCGGTGCGAAGTCAGCGCCGCAACGGTGACCCGCTTCTGCAAAAATTTTCAATGCAAGGGGTATCCTGATTTTAAGCTCAAGCTTGCTTCCGAGATTGCCCATGCCGAGATGGCAGCGCGGACCGGCAACACCCGCTATCAGGACATCGTGGCCGGAAATCCGCTCGCAGGCATTGTCGAGGCGATCGAATCCAATCATCTGACCTCGATTCGGGACACCACGGAGCTCCTTGATCTCGGGCAGCTGGAACGGGCGGTGGATGCCCTGTGCCGCGCCAAGCGAATCGATCTGTACGGCGTTGCCACTTCATCGATCGTGGCCCAGGACTTCTACCAGAAGCTGATCCGGATCGGCAAGAATTGCACGGCCTTCGCAGACTCCCACATGCAGATCACGTCGGCTTCCACCCTGACGTCAAGCGATGTGGCCGTAGCGGTCTCCTACTCGGGCGAAACGCCCGAAACGATCGATGCCCTTGCTTGCGCAAAGGATGCCGGCGCTTTCACGATCAGCATCACCTCTTATCGAAGCAGCGCTATATCTGCCTTGGCGGATATCACATTGTATTCTTCCTCGCTGGAGGAAGGCATGCGCCGGGGAGATATGGCTTCCCGGATCGCGCAGCTTCATATTATCGACATCCTGTTCATGGGAATGGCCAGCCGTGACTTTTCCACGTATGTACCAAGGCTGGAACAGTCCTATCTGAATGTTAAAAACTACCGCAAAAGCCGAGGAGGACATTGA
- the nagB gene encoding glucosamine-6-phosphate deaminase: MNIFILRDEEQFVQTGASLISGLLHTNPRATLGLATGSTPIGLYTKLIEMNKQGLVSFAQATTYNLDEYVGLPENHPESYRTFMNEKFFNHIDIQIERTHVPNGNAANLEEECLNYDRMLEEHGPVDLQLLGIGHNGHIGFNEPGESLTGGTHLVELQEKTRTANARFFPSLDDVPTHAITMGVASILKARQILLLVRGEDKAEIVHRALKGPITTECPASLLQCHSNVVVLLDQGAGRLFV; this comes from the coding sequence ATGAATATTTTCATCCTGCGTGACGAAGAGCAATTTGTACAAACAGGCGCCAGCCTGATCTCGGGACTGCTGCATACGAATCCACGGGCAACCCTGGGTCTGGCTACAGGCAGCACGCCGATCGGCCTGTATACCAAGCTGATCGAGATGAACAAGCAAGGGCTGGTCAGCTTCGCGCAGGCGACGACATACAATCTGGACGAATATGTCGGTCTGCCTGAGAATCATCCGGAAAGCTACCGGACCTTCATGAACGAAAAGTTCTTCAACCATATCGATATTCAGATCGAGCGGACGCATGTGCCGAACGGCAATGCAGCGAATCTTGAAGAGGAGTGCCTGAATTACGACCGGATGCTCGAAGAGCACGGCCCGGTCGACCTGCAGCTTCTCGGCATCGGCCATAACGGTCACATCGGCTTCAACGAGCCAGGAGAATCCCTAACCGGAGGAACCCATTTGGTGGAGCTTCAGGAGAAAACCCGCACAGCGAATGCCAGATTCTTCCCTTCCTTGGACGATGTCCCGACCCATGCCATCACGATGGGAGTGGCCAGCATTCTGAAGGCCCGTCAGATTCTTCTTCTCGTTCGGGGCGAGGATAAAGCCGAAATCGTGCATCGCGCACTGAAGGGGCCGATTACGACGGAATGTCCTGCATCCCTGCTTCAGTGCCACTCCAATGTGGTCGTGCTTCTCGACCAAGGCGCAGGGAGACTGTTCGTATGA
- the nagA gene encoding N-acetylglucosamine-6-phosphate deacetylase, whose protein sequence is MSNGNLAQIQLLYGNVLTPAGLIQDGVLAIAGEKIVYAGEAAGLPAELQQNDPQVLKHPDGYIIPGFIDIHVHGGNSEDFMDSSKEVLDKITSFHSSQGTTAMLATTMTAPKADIDRVLQEVQNYRNQEMPYTRLEGVHLEGPFISPKWPGAQNPEHIVLANIEWLEEWVSKYPGLVRQVTLAPEREGALEAVKWLNSHGIVAALGHTDATYEEVEAAVEAGLSHGVHTFNAMTGLHHRKPGVVGAMLSDDRLSCEIIADGIHVHPAAMRILARMKPQDKLILITDAMSATGMPDGEYTIGDLPVVVEDGIATLKSNRNSLAGSTLTMIKGFQLLVREVGLSLEQASLAASTNPAKKIGIHDRTGSLEAGKLADVLLLDHKLELQGVWIQGTRKH, encoded by the coding sequence ATGAGTAACGGGAATTTAGCTCAAATACAGCTGCTGTACGGAAACGTGCTGACACCAGCAGGGCTCATCCAGGATGGCGTGCTCGCCATCGCTGGTGAGAAGATTGTTTACGCTGGTGAGGCCGCCGGATTGCCGGCCGAGCTTCAGCAAAATGATCCTCAAGTGCTCAAGCACCCGGATGGTTACATCATTCCCGGCTTCATCGATATCCATGTCCATGGCGGCAACAGCGAAGACTTCATGGATTCGAGCAAGGAAGTGCTGGATAAAATCACATCATTCCACAGCTCCCAAGGCACGACGGCGATGCTGGCGACGACGATGACCGCGCCTAAGGCGGATATCGATCGCGTGCTGCAGGAAGTACAGAACTACCGTAATCAAGAGATGCCTTATACCCGGCTTGAAGGCGTACATCTCGAAGGGCCGTTCATCAGTCCTAAATGGCCGGGAGCCCAAAACCCCGAGCATATCGTCCTGGCGAACATCGAGTGGCTTGAGGAATGGGTGTCCAAGTATCCGGGACTTGTTCGGCAGGTGACCCTTGCCCCTGAACGGGAAGGGGCTCTGGAAGCCGTAAAATGGCTTAACAGCCATGGTATTGTCGCTGCGTTGGGTCATACCGATGCGACCTATGAAGAAGTCGAAGCCGCCGTAGAGGCCGGTCTGAGCCATGGCGTGCACACATTCAATGCCATGACGGGACTGCATCACCGCAAGCCCGGCGTTGTCGGCGCCATGCTGAGCGATGACCGTCTGAGCTGCGAGATCATTGCCGACGGCATCCATGTTCATCCGGCAGCGATGCGCATTCTGGCTCGGATGAAGCCTCAAGACAAGCTCATCCTGATTACGGATGCGATGTCCGCCACAGGCATGCCTGACGGCGAATACACCATAGGCGATTTGCCTGTCGTCGTAGAGGATGGCATCGCTACGCTCAAGAGCAACCGTAATAGTCTGGCAGGCAGCACCTTGACCATGATCAAGGGCTTCCAGCTCCTCGTTCGCGAGGTAGGGTTAAGCCTGGAGCAGGCCTCCCTTGCCGCCAGCACGAATCCGGCCAAGAAGATCGGTATCCACGACCGCACCGGTTCGCTTGAAGCCGGGAAGCTTGCTGATGTACTGCTGCTCGATCATAAGCTTGAGCTGCAAGGCGTATGGATTCAGGGAACGCGCAAACATTAA
- a CDS encoding YhcN/YlaJ family sporulation lipoprotein has translation MIKSKALNLTVSAALLLSMTAVAGCGDANNGNANNGNTTRTNNVDGGRVGLNSVRNNQTQTGSQHDLTNLKYSRELSAKVSRVSGVGSAHVFVTNRNAYVSLALDNQNTGAQTDSINGRTTGISPGTGRTMTNGTRANALNGTNTSTGSVGLLRDMTDNTRGATDNNTGFGTGLGGNADTRGFGVRGTTRNNGFADGGFNTMNTPRTNTMTGTRGTDGNINDTRIGTGINGVPYGTYNGNNMGMMNTNNNGNDVPQHIRQEISSKIRKTAPHIQQVYVSSDQDFYQQANGFATNGNAGNTFGTLARDFGSWINRIFPLNLGGRDGMNDTRGNLINNDTDDGWFGGNRNSR, from the coding sequence ATGATTAAATCGAAAGCCCTCAACCTGACCGTCTCCGCGGCCCTGCTTCTCAGCATGACCGCAGTTGCAGGATGCGGCGATGCGAACAACGGCAATGCGAACAACGGCAATACGACGCGCACGAATAATGTCGACGGCGGCCGCGTCGGGTTAAATTCCGTTCGGAATAACCAAACGCAAACAGGTTCACAGCACGATCTCACCAACCTGAAATACAGCCGGGAGCTTTCCGCCAAAGTATCCCGCGTCAGCGGAGTAGGCTCCGCGCATGTATTTGTGACGAACCGTAACGCTTATGTCTCGCTCGCTCTGGACAACCAAAATACGGGAGCGCAAACCGACAGCATTAACGGACGTACGACAGGAATTAGTCCCGGTACCGGCAGAACGATGACAAACGGTACCCGGGCCAATGCGTTGAACGGTACTAACACAAGCACCGGCAGTGTCGGACTTCTTCGGGATATGACAGATAACACAAGAGGTGCCACAGATAACAATACCGGCTTTGGTACAGGGCTTGGCGGCAATGCGGATACGCGCGGTTTCGGGGTTCGCGGAACGACGCGGAACAACGGCTTCGCCGACGGCGGCTTCAATACGATGAACACCCCGCGTACCAACACGATGACGGGTACGAGAGGCACCGATGGCAACATCAACGACACTCGAATCGGAACAGGCATTAACGGCGTGCCTTATGGAACTTATAACGGTAACAATATGGGAATGATGAACACGAATAACAACGGCAATGACGTACCGCAGCATATCCGCCAGGAAATCAGCAGTAAAATTCGCAAAACGGCTCCGCATATCCAGCAGGTTTATGTTTCCTCGGATCAGGATTTTTATCAGCAGGCGAACGGATTTGCGACCAACGGCAATGCCGGCAACACGTTCGGCACGCTTGCCCGCGATTTCGGTTCATGGATCAACCGCATCTTCCCGCTTAACCTTGGCGGACGTGACGGCATGAATGATACCCGGGGCAATCTGATTAACAACGATACGGACGATGGATGGTTCGGCGGGAACCGGAACAGCCGGTAA
- a CDS encoding NAD-dependent epimerase/dehydratase family protein, whose translation MAAGTLNKKKLLITGASGFTGLHACAYFVRQGCTVIAAGRDMARLKAIPDVLPQECHLEDREQTDRLVKDSLPDYVLHLAGKNSASESWEHPDQYMESNAMAPVYLLEALRRHRPDCVILMVGSRLSIDPAKGPAAVPHPYSLSKTFGTWAAAAWHSLYNQPIILAEPSNLIGPGESRGFCTLLARYIAECEAGKPHPVFKISSRHESRDFLDVRDAVCAYGYLLSHGSPGVTYPIESGENHTLEELTRALLGLTQEAVPIDWGPESSPISADSLNKGSAYGQGASLLKSLGWKPRYRLAESIADIMDYARSRAR comes from the coding sequence ATGGCAGCAGGCACATTAAACAAGAAAAAGCTTCTCATTACAGGAGCCTCCGGGTTTACCGGCCTTCATGCCTGTGCGTATTTTGTCCGCCAGGGCTGCACGGTTATCGCCGCAGGGCGGGATATGGCACGTCTTAAGGCCATCCCGGATGTGCTTCCGCAGGAATGCCATTTGGAGGATCGGGAGCAAACCGATCGATTGGTGAAGGACAGCCTTCCGGATTATGTTCTGCATTTGGCCGGAAAAAATTCAGCCTCCGAGTCCTGGGAGCACCCCGATCAATATATGGAGAGCAATGCGATGGCTCCCGTTTACTTGCTCGAGGCGCTGCGCCGCCATCGTCCGGATTGCGTCATCCTCATGGTGGGCTCCCGTCTCAGCATCGATCCGGCTAAAGGGCCGGCTGCTGTGCCGCATCCGTACAGTCTCAGCAAAACCTTTGGCACGTGGGCCGCGGCCGCCTGGCACAGTCTGTATAACCAGCCGATTATTTTAGCGGAGCCATCCAATTTAATCGGACCGGGCGAGTCCAGGGGCTTTTGCACGCTGCTGGCTCGGTATATCGCAGAATGTGAAGCGGGAAAGCCGCATCCGGTATTCAAAATTAGCTCCCGCCACGAATCCAGGGATTTCCTGGACGTGCGGGATGCGGTTTGTGCGTACGGATATTTACTAAGCCATGGTTCGCCCGGCGTAACCTACCCGATCGAATCAGGGGAAAATCATACGCTCGAAGAGCTGACCCGAGCGCTGCTTGGTTTGACGCAGGAGGCGGTGCCTATCGATTGGGGCCCAGAATCGAGTCCTATATCAGCCGATTCGCTTAATAAAGGAAGCGCCTATGGGCAAGGTGCCTCACTTCTGAAATCGCTAGGCTGGAAGCCAAGGTATAGGCTGGCGGAATCGATCGCCGATATTATGGACTATGCGCGAAGCCGAGCCCGTTAA
- a CDS encoding dTDP-4-dehydrorhamnose reductase family protein, producing MKMLILGGNGMAGHMLVQYFQQSGKHHVFYTTRDSCDSKSLVLDVTDMSAVEHVVRAVRPDIIINAVGVLNQRAEDDKINAYHINGFLPHRLRYLADSISARLIHISTDCVFLGDKGGYREDDLPDGISAYALTKALGEVREPDHLTIRTSIIGPEIRQSGIGLFNWFMKQRGEVTGYRAVKWNGVTTLELAKAIDFFMNKDVGGLIHLGHPNPVSKYDLLLLFKDIWGKQDVHVVPSDAFVQDRTLRNTRLDAVYPFPDYVQMLKEMYEWQQAH from the coding sequence ATGAAGATGCTCATTCTCGGGGGAAATGGAATGGCAGGGCATATGCTTGTTCAATACTTTCAGCAATCAGGCAAGCACCATGTCTTTTACACCACCCGGGACAGCTGCGATTCCAAAAGCTTGGTGCTGGATGTTACCGATATGAGCGCAGTGGAGCATGTCGTTCGGGCGGTAAGGCCGGATATCATCATTAATGCGGTCGGGGTCTTGAATCAACGGGCAGAGGATGACAAAATAAATGCATATCATATCAACGGCTTCCTCCCGCATCGTTTGCGTTATTTGGCGGATTCCATCTCGGCACGTCTAATCCACATCAGCACGGACTGTGTGTTTCTTGGGGACAAAGGAGGCTATCGGGAAGATGATCTTCCCGATGGAATCTCCGCCTACGCGCTCACGAAGGCGCTGGGTGAGGTCAGGGAACCTGACCATTTGACGATCCGGACTTCCATCATCGGTCCGGAGATCCGCCAGAGCGGAATCGGCTTGTTTAACTGGTTCATGAAACAGCGTGGGGAAGTTACGGGATACCGTGCCGTCAAATGGAACGGAGTCACGACCCTGGAGCTGGCAAAAGCCATCGACTTCTTCATGAACAAGGATGTCGGAGGCTTGATCCATCTGGGGCATCCCAATCCGGTTAGCAAATACGATTTGCTGCTGTTGTTCAAGGACATATGGGGAAAGCAAGACGTCCATGTTGTACCGTCCGATGCGTTCGTTCAGGACCGTACCCTCCGGAATACCCGGCTCGATGCCGTTTATCCGTTCCCCGATTATGTTCAAATGTTAAAGGAGATGTATGAATGGCAGCAGGCACATTAA
- a CDS encoding polysaccharide biosynthesis protein, whose protein sequence is MFTNQRILVTGGTGSWGHELISQLLPMNPKQVIVYSRSEATQVAMDREFEDPRLTFRIGDIRDKEALTAACQGVDYVFHLAALKHVPVCEEHPYEALKTNVVGTQHVIEAAIENNVKKVIYISTDKAANPSNFYGMTKAIGEKLIVYANLLSQSTKFVCVRGGNVLGTNGSVVHVFNSQIRQKGQISITDKNMTRFFLTLKDAISLLFKASVESVGGEIFVMMMPTCRIVDLADVLIEASGRSEVSLVETGTRPGEKIHEILMSDFESLTTVVYDDEYLVILPTLDIPNLKERYQGLPKVSFNSFSSEHNLMNKDEIRDILRRGGFLS, encoded by the coding sequence ATGTTCACTAATCAACGGATTTTGGTGACCGGCGGCACAGGCTCTTGGGGCCACGAACTGATCAGCCAGCTGCTGCCGATGAATCCGAAGCAGGTTATCGTCTATTCCAGAAGCGAAGCGACGCAGGTAGCGATGGACCGTGAATTCGAGGATCCGCGATTGACGTTCCGGATCGGGGATATTCGCGATAAGGAGGCCCTTACCGCGGCTTGTCAAGGCGTCGATTATGTATTTCATCTGGCGGCGCTGAAGCATGTTCCCGTGTGTGAGGAGCATCCCTATGAGGCGCTGAAGACCAATGTGGTCGGCACGCAGCACGTGATCGAGGCAGCCATTGAAAACAATGTGAAGAAGGTCATTTATATATCGACCGACAAGGCGGCCAACCCGTCCAATTTCTACGGCATGACCAAAGCGATCGGCGAGAAGCTGATCGTCTATGCGAACCTGCTGAGTCAGTCGACCAAGTTCGTCTGCGTGCGCGGCGGTAACGTCCTAGGTACGAATGGAAGCGTCGTGCATGTATTCAACAGCCAGATTAGGCAGAAGGGCCAGATCAGTATCACGGATAAAAATATGACGCGCTTTTTCCTGACGCTGAAGGATGCTATCTCCCTGCTGTTTAAAGCCTCCGTCGAAAGCGTTGGCGGCGAGATTTTCGTGATGATGATGCCGACCTGCCGGATCGTCGATTTGGCGGACGTGCTGATTGAGGCATCCGGCCGAAGCGAAGTCAGCCTGGTTGAAACCGGCACACGGCCAGGTGAGAAAATCCATGAGATTCTGATGAGTGATTTCGAAAGCTTGACGACGGTTGTCTATGACGACGAATATCTGGTTATTCTTCCGACCCTCGACATTCCGAATCTGAAAGAGCGGTATCAAGGCTTGCCGAAGGTATCGTTCAACAGCTTCAGCTCCGAGCACAACTTGATGAACAAAGATGAAATACGCGATATCCTGCGGCGCGGAGGCTTCTTGTCATGA
- the wecB gene encoding non-hydrolyzing UDP-N-acetylglucosamine 2-epimerase translates to MKVMTILGTRPEIIRLSLIIPLLDRYAKRHVLVHTGQNFTETLSGIFFSEMGLRAPDYVLQDRQATLGGQLSIMFSRIEEILEKEQPDTVLLLGDTNSALCAILAERLGYPVVHMEAGNRCFDLDVPEEKNRRIIDAVSTINMPYTSYSKNHLLREGIPSQRIVLTGNPIYEVLKHYDAKVSESTIMEKLALTSRKYFLVTIHRSENVDRPEHLREIFRGLNAVAESFGHRLITSLHPRTASRLQEVADVPLHPLIEFHEPFGFFDFVRLEKEALCAITDSGTVQEECCIMHVPTVTVRRTTERPETVDCGSNIVSGLDADRIHGAVKLMTQLSRDWKCPEGYLADNVSHTVVKFVLGGKMNVH, encoded by the coding sequence ATGAAAGTCATGACGATCTTGGGTACAAGGCCTGAAATTATTCGGCTAAGCTTGATCATTCCTCTTCTGGATCGGTATGCGAAGCGGCATGTGCTTGTTCATACGGGGCAAAATTTCACGGAAACGCTGAGCGGAATATTTTTTTCGGAGATGGGTCTCCGTGCCCCGGATTATGTGCTCCAGGATCGGCAGGCCACTTTGGGTGGACAGCTATCGATCATGTTCAGCCGCATCGAGGAGATTTTGGAGAAGGAGCAGCCGGACACTGTACTGCTCCTTGGCGATACGAACAGCGCGTTATGCGCCATATTGGCGGAGCGCCTGGGATATCCTGTCGTGCACATGGAGGCCGGGAACCGCTGTTTTGATTTGGATGTGCCGGAAGAGAAAAACCGCCGAATCATCGACGCGGTTTCCACCATCAATATGCCGTATACGAGCTACAGCAAAAATCATCTGCTCCGGGAGGGGATTCCCAGTCAGCGCATTGTCCTTACCGGTAATCCGATCTATGAGGTCCTGAAGCATTATGATGCCAAGGTCAGCGAAAGCACGATTATGGAGAAGCTGGCCTTAACCAGCAGGAAGTACTTTCTGGTAACGATTCACCGGTCGGAGAACGTCGATCGGCCTGAGCATTTAAGAGAAATATTCAGAGGCCTGAATGCCGTCGCGGAAAGCTTCGGTCACCGTTTGATCACCAGCCTGCATCCTCGGACGGCTTCGCGTTTGCAAGAGGTAGCGGACGTTCCGCTTCATCCGCTGATCGAATTTCATGAGCCGTTCGGCTTTTTTGATTTTGTCCGGCTGGAGAAAGAGGCATTATGCGCTATTACGGACAGCGGTACCGTACAAGAAGAATGCTGCATCATGCATGTGCCCACGGTGACGGTTCGACGGACGACGGAGCGGCCCGAAACAGTGGACTGCGGCAGCAATATCGTTTCCGGCCTTGATGCCGATCGGATTCACGGAGCGGTAAAGCTCATGACGCAGCTAAGCCGCGACTGGAAATGCCCGGAGGGATATTTGGCGGACAATGTGTCGCATACCGTCGTAAAATTTGTGCTTGGGGGGAAAATGAATGTTCACTAA
- a CDS encoding glycosyltransferase family 4 protein: MPMVLKPKMLIFSHVCNPTSITGAEKLLLFFCQQISPYFECVLVAPNEGRLTTLARASGHDVRIYKVPLLHGIYTPGPGLLAEADRLVSTSVFRSFVQWIAGESPSVIVTNTCVHLLPAVAGKKLGIPVLWQLTEMITNNGYAHLSASLINQYSSWIISISESVAQHFPVDVRQSKMTILPPSWNDFDIQPETWPEHRASFRSRLGIGPDIPVIGMISSFLIETKGVHHFIDMALSLKDAYPKALFLIVGSVMDPGYEKQCRERIEAAGAKSRFIFAGAQEDMGQVYPALDIVVVPSLVPEGFGLTALEGLLYGKPVVAYAAGGLAEMLTAVGCPQMLAEPSSPASLADKVAVVLEQSDQGEALGQQNRAQVVSVYGPELYRARVNGMVTRWMTEQPSWFQINKSIQFRHLLPGSRHKGRGRKRKKRGLSFPRQRTARRSRGLELRKARRRAIKSRLRRTSVRRRRA, translated from the coding sequence ATGCCGATGGTCCTTAAACCGAAGATGTTGATATTCTCGCACGTTTGTAATCCGACAAGCATTACGGGAGCGGAAAAGCTGCTCCTGTTCTTCTGCCAGCAAATCTCTCCTTATTTCGAATGCGTTCTGGTTGCTCCGAATGAAGGCAGACTGACAACCCTTGCCAGAGCGTCGGGGCATGATGTCAGAATCTACAAGGTTCCTCTGCTGCACGGGATATACACTCCCGGTCCGGGCCTGCTTGCCGAGGCTGACAGGCTCGTATCCACTTCGGTATTCCGCTCCTTCGTCCAGTGGATCGCTGGCGAGTCGCCGAGCGTCATCGTTACCAACACCTGCGTGCATTTGCTTCCGGCTGTAGCGGGAAAGAAGCTGGGTATCCCGGTTCTGTGGCAGCTGACCGAGATGATTACGAATAACGGGTACGCCCACCTGTCGGCCAGTCTGATCAACCAATACAGCAGCTGGATCATCAGTATCTCCGAATCCGTGGCTCAGCATTTTCCTGTGGATGTCAGGCAGTCCAAGATGACGATTCTTCCTCCGTCCTGGAACGATTTCGACATTCAACCCGAAACGTGGCCCGAACATCGGGCATCCTTTCGGAGCAGGCTCGGCATCGGCCCGGACATTCCGGTTATCGGCATGATCTCCTCGTTTCTCATCGAAACGAAGGGCGTGCATCATTTTATTGACATGGCACTCTCCCTTAAGGACGCGTACCCCAAAGCGCTGTTTCTAATCGTAGGCAGCGTGATGGATCCAGGCTATGAGAAGCAGTGCAGGGAACGCATCGAAGCTGCCGGCGCGAAAAGCCGGTTCATATTTGCAGGCGCCCAGGAGGATATGGGGCAAGTGTACCCTGCGCTGGATATCGTGGTGGTGCCGAGTCTGGTTCCGGAAGGGTTTGGGCTAACGGCCCTTGAGGGACTGCTCTATGGCAAACCGGTCGTTGCCTACGCTGCCGGCGGGTTAGCGGAAATGCTTACGGCTGTAGGATGTCCGCAGATGCTGGCAGAGCCCTCAAGCCCGGCCTCTTTAGCGGATAAGGTAGCGGTTGTTCTGGAGCAATCCGATCAAGGGGAGGCATTGGGCCAGCAAAACCGGGCGCAGGTGGTGTCCGTCTACGGTCCTGAACTCTACAGGGCACGCGTCAACGGCATGGTTACGCGCTGGATGACGGAGCAGCCTTCGTGGTTCCAAATCAACAAGTCGATCCAGTTCCGGCATTTGCTGCCGGGATCACGCCATAAAGGCCGGGGACGGAAGCGGAAGAAGCGAGGCCTTTCGTTTCCGCGTCAGCGCACTGCCCGCAGAAGCAGAGGATTAGAGCTTAGGAAAGCTAGGCGCCGGGCAATAAAGAGTCGATTACGCAGAACGTCCGTGAGGCGAAGAAGGGCATAG